A genome region from Natranaeroarchaeum sulfidigenes includes the following:
- the gatC gene encoding Asp-tRNA(Asn)/Glu-tRNA(Gln) amidotransferase subunit GatC: MSDHPAGPDTVRHVAELARVDLDDDEVDQFAEQFADILDYFETIEEVPEVDREAELVNVMRPDEEHESLTQEEALSNAESSEDGYFKGPNVS; this comes from the coding sequence ATGAGCGACCATCCCGCCGGACCCGACACCGTCCGTCACGTCGCGGAGCTCGCGCGGGTCGATCTCGACGACGACGAGGTCGACCAGTTCGCCGAGCAGTTCGCCGACATCCTCGATTATTTCGAGACGATCGAGGAAGTGCCAGAGGTCGACCGCGAAGCCGAACTGGTCAACGTGATGCGACCGGACGAAGAGCACGAGAGTCTGACACAGGAAGAAGCGCTGTCGAACGCCGAATCGAGCGAGGACGGCTACTTCAAGGGTCCGAACGTCTCATGA
- a CDS encoding transcription initiation factor IIB: MTDTTIREHSNTREHARRQKRKQTSQDDEEQLACPECDGQLVSDEERGETVCVDCGLVVDADEIDRGPEWRAFDSKEKDQKSRVGAPTTKMMHDDGLSTNIGWQNKDAYGRSLSSRQREKMQRLRTWNERFRTRDAKERNLKQALGEIDRMASALGLPKSVRETASVIYRRALDEDLLPGRSIEGVATASLYAAARQAGTPRSLDEINAVSRVDRAEVARTYRYIVRELNLEIQPADPEQYVPRFASDLDISEEAERRARDLLKTAKEQGIHSGKSPVGLAAAAVYAASLLVNEKVTQNTVSEVANISEVTIRNRYHELLEADGHAPD, from the coding sequence ATGACTGACACAACGATTCGAGAGCACTCGAACACGCGCGAGCACGCGCGTAGACAGAAAAGAAAGCAGACCAGCCAGGACGATGAGGAGCAACTGGCCTGTCCGGAGTGTGACGGACAGCTCGTCTCCGACGAAGAGCGCGGTGAGACCGTCTGTGTCGATTGTGGTCTGGTTGTCGACGCGGACGAGATCGACCGCGGCCCGGAGTGGCGGGCGTTCGACTCCAAGGAGAAAGACCAGAAGTCCCGCGTCGGTGCACCGACGACGAAGATGATGCACGACGACGGACTGTCGACGAACATCGGCTGGCAGAACAAGGACGCCTACGGACGGTCGCTTTCCTCCCGCCAGCGCGAGAAGATGCAGCGGCTTCGAACGTGGAACGAACGGTTCCGAACCCGAGATGCGAAGGAACGCAATCTCAAGCAGGCGCTGGGCGAAATTGACAGGATGGCCTCGGCTCTCGGACTACCAAAGAGCGTCCGGGAGACGGCAAGTGTCATCTATCGGCGTGCGCTCGACGAGGACCTCCTTCCGGGACGATCGATCGAGGGCGTCGCAACGGCGTCGTTGTACGCCGCAGCGCGACAGGCCGGAACGCCACGCAGCCTCGACGAAATAAACGCGGTGAGTCGCGTCGACCGTGCCGAAGTCGCCAGGACGTACCGCTATATCGTCCGCGAACTCAATCTGGAAATCCAGCCTGCCGATCCCGAACAGTACGTCCCCCGATTCGCGTCGGATCTCGACATCTCGGAGGAGGCGGAACGCCGCGCCCGGGACCTGCTCAAAACGGCCAAGGAACAGGGCATCCATAGCGGCAAGAGCCCAGTCGGTCTCGCCGCCGCCGCAGTCTACGCCGCCTCCCTGCTGGTCAACGAGAAAGTGACCCAGAACACGGTCAGCGAGGTTGCGAACATCTCCGAGGTGACGATCCGCAATCGATATCACGAACTGCTCGAAGCAGACGGTCACGCGCCAGACTGA